CTTTTTGAATGACGAGCGGAATTCCGCCGATCTTATATAAGTATCTGATATCTACTGCTTTTTTGAGCTGGGCAGCCTTCCAGCCTTTCCATTTCTTCCCGTTCACAACGGCAATCGCTTCTCCCTTGCCAAGTGACGCTACTGTCCCTTTATGATTGAATCTGAATTTTTCCAGCGATTTGCCCCGGATCAGTAAAGAGATATTCTTAGCACAATTGACTCCTTGCTGCATCGCCATCTGAGCTGTAGGCGGGTAAGGACGACCCTCTGCACTCAAAATGAGAGAGCTGTCTCCAATGATGAATATGTTATCGAAGCCGGGCGCCCGCAAATATTCATCAACGGCTACACGTCCGCGTGTGACCTCAAAGCCAGCCTGCTCCACCAGCCTGTTGCCCCTGATTCCCCCGGTCCATACGACCGTGGAAGCTTCAATGTGTTCCCCATCTCCGATAATAACACCCTCAGGCAGACATTCTTTGATAGGAACACCTATACGCAGTGATACTCCCTTGTCCTTAAGCACCTTCATCGCATAATCGACCAGTTCTTTATCAAAGCCTGGAAGGGCCGTTGGAGCTGCTTCAACATTGTAGAGGTGTACAACCCCTGGATCGACATCAAACTCCTTGCACAGGCGTGGAAGACGGTCAGCAAGCTCAGATACGAACTCTACGCCGCTAAAGCCCGCACCGCCCACTACAAAATTCATTCTGCTGGCCTTGCTGTCATTCTTGTAGCATGCAAATTGATACTCAATATGCTCCCGGATCAGCCTTACTGAATTAATGCTGCGAATCGTCAAAGCGTGCTCTCTCATCCCAGGGATTCCGAACGTTTCCGGTTCACCTCCGAGACCAACAACTAAGACATCGTACGACAAGGTACCATCTTCCAATATCACTTTCTTCTCATGCGGCCTAATATCTTTCACTGCAGATTTCACAAGATCGATCTTGAATTCATCAATTAATTTGGAAATAGGCACCCTTGCATGCTCAATTGAGTCCGTCCCCGCGGCCGGCATATGAAGATGTGTCGTAATATAATGGTAGTCATGCCGATTTACGAGTGTAACGTCTGCTTCGTTATAATTCAGTTCCTTTTGAAGTCGCTGCGCGGTTAATATACCCCCGTAGCCTGCGCCAAGGATGACAATCTTAGGAATGCTGCTCATGCGCTTACCCCTCCGATATTGTTTCAACTTCTATAGAAGGAACCAAAGTCAATATTATCAGGTTATAATAAGTAAATCTTCATAACAACTGAATCGATTTCATCCTATTAGTCCGCTCTATATTTATGGCCCATCCTCCCCTGAACGTACAAGTTCACTATGGGCTCTTATCAATCCAGCTGTACACATCCACCTTCGCATCTCATGCTAAAAAGATGGTGTAATTCAATTCCTATTCATTAAAACGACAACTTATGTCATTCGGTTGCAAAACTATATAAAATAAGCCTAAAACCTTTAAAAATCAAGTTATTTTTTCATGCAACAAAAATGATAGCGATACGTATCGAAAATAGCAAGAGAAAATATAATCGTTTTCTGGGTGAAAATTATAGGAAAAGTTGTATATTGTTCTTTGCAACGAGCAAGAGTAGTGTCTATAATTGATAATGACTATCAAATAGAAAGACTAATGGCCATATTTCATCCGTTTACCCATTGGTCTATGAATCGAAATTCGTGGGATTTGATCCGTGACGATATTGATTCGGAATAAAACATGAAAGGTGTGTTTTACAGGTGACGACCCCAGATTCCACACAAGATATAACTGATTTGCTCATCATCGGCGGCGGTCCCGCTGGGATGTTCGCGGCATTTTACGGAGGGATGCGTCAGGCTTCTGTCAAAATCGTAGAGAGCATGCCTCAGCTCGGCGGGCAGCTTGCCGCCTTGTATCCGGAGAAATACATCTATGATGTTGCTGGATTTCCAAAGATTACGGCTGGCGATCTCGTCGGCAATCTGCTGGAGCAAATGAAACGCTTCGACACCGATATCCGTCTAGAGGAGAAGGTACTTTCTGTTGAAAAGAAAGAAGAGCGGCATTTTGTCGTAACGACAGATAAAGACGTTCATCATGCCAAAGCCGTTATTATTACAGCAGGTGTAGGCGCATTCGAGCCTCGCAGACTGGATCTTGAAGGAGCGGGCAAGTTCGAACAAACGAACCTGCACTATTTTGTAAGTGACCTGCAGCGCTTTGCCGGCAAGAAGGTGCTCATCAGCGGAGGAGGAGATTCTGCAGTTGACTGGGCGCTTATGCTTGAGCCAATCGCAGAGCAAGTCACCCTGATTCACCGCCGCGATAAATTCCGTGCGCATGAGCACAGTGTAGAGAACCTTATGGCATCCAAAGTGAATGTAGTTACGCCAGTAGAGATTACGGAGCTTCATGGTGAAGACCGCATCACGAAGGTAACGCTCTCTCATGTCAAGATAAAAGAAACACAAGAGATTGAAGTTGATGATGTCATTGTAAACTTTGGATTCATTTCCTCTCTAGGTCCGATTGCCGAGTGGGGCATCGAGATTAACAGCAACTCCATTGTGGTTGATACACGTATGGAGACAAGTATTCCGGGAATCTTTGCCGCCGGTGATATTACAACCTATGAAGGTAAGCTGAAGCTGATTGCTGTTGGATTCGGCGAAGCACCGACCGCAGTTAATAACGCCAAGGTCTATGTGGACCCAAGCGCGAAGCTGTCTCCAGGCCATAGCAGCAACATGAAGATGTAAGGGATAAATGCATAATATTGCAACAAAAAAGGGTATCTTACTCCTGAAACTAATCTCAGGAGTGGATACCCTTTGTCATATGTATGCCCAATATGTAACGGTCTAGATTCCGCACCCGTGTTACTTTGTCCTAACTGCCATCAAGAAACCGTAGATTGCGGACTGCAGGAAGATTACGCAGGACCTTACAGTCCCTATGTCGCATCTTCCCACGCTCAAACGATACCAGCAGCAGCCAATCAATGCATACACTTAATGCATTGTCCCCATTGTCTGACGGAATTCTCTTATGCAGCTGATACCTGGTATGTGCCTGGAAGGATCTGACCGTCCACAAATCGAGGATTTCTAGTGCAGAACGGAAGATACGTCGGTATGCAATCTGCGCTTGTGGATTTCTTCTAATAATAATGCTATGAAATCGACATCAAGCTGAAGCTCGATTGCCATATGGTAAGAATCGAGCAGCGTCTCATCTGAGAGCATAGCCATGTGTCCGACACAACCTTTCCTATTTATTCCTCAAAGCTATCATATCAGAGAATAAAAAGTAGAACAAGCGTTCTTGATATCCACATCCACTTGTGGAAATCCTGTGTATAAAATGTTAATAATTATGATAAATCTATATTTTTGGCAAGTGGATTATGTGGATAATATTTATACACAGGTCATTTTCTCTGAAAACCTTCTCAAAATTTTTTTCTAGTTGAATCAATTTCATAATACCTTTAGCTGCTTTAATCAAGAGTATATATAGATCAAAATGATTTCGTTTGTCTATATATAGTTTCAATTCTACCTTTTTAATGATTTATGAAATTGATTCAGTTATATTAAAATTTGATAGAATGAGGAGACTGCATCATTACATGAAGAACCATTATTGAGGTCTTGTATTGACTTCCAGAATCCAGATCTTTCCCGAATGGTCAAGTCCATAATCAAAGCCCAATTGTCCGAGTCCCGGGAACCTTTCTTCTAAGATAGCCGTACAGACACGTGTTAAATTCCGCATCTCCTGCTGCTTCGACCGAGCGCTGATGTGGGGAAGTGACTGCTGTAATGCCAGCCGTCCTTTAATTAAGGTTCCGCCCTTGCATACATTGGTTATCACAAGGCCGGGTCGAGCCAGTCTTCCCAGCATAGCCGTGATCTTCCAGCCTGCCTCCTGCTTGACGAATTTGACACGATAATCGATCGGTCTGCCTCCGATCTGAGCCAGCTCTATTCCACGCTGTATTAGATAGCTTCTTCTCTTCTTTGCTCTCAGAAGCGAGGCATACATAAGATCAAAATTCGAAAACGTCAGTCGGCGTGACAGTTTGGTGTATGAATAACCTGTCTGCTCTTGCTTAACACGAATGACACCGGCTCCTCCGCCTCCATGGACGGGCTTAACAAATACCATTCCGTATTTTTGTAACATATTTTTCAGATGCTGCTTGGTAAACAAGCAGGTTTCTGGGATATGATTAGCAACAGAGGCATTGCTCAGGAGCACTTGTGTTTTTAACCACTTACTTCCGATCGTCAAGCTCATTTTCTTCCTTCTCCCCTCTATATAAGATTTAAGGATGAACTTAAGCGTGGTATATACTACATATATATTGGCGGAAGACTTGCTTCTCTTGTATGTATGCCTTTGTAGAGAGCCTGTTTTGGTTAAACTTATAGAAACATTGCAAGCAGATTATAACCCTGGAAGGGAGCACTAACTAAAGTGGCGCAATTTATTGAAAGTCTATACGGGGTCGCTTATTTTGCCATCGTTCTCGTACTTGTTGCTGTAACGATTCTTACTTTCGTGACAGGCATTAAATTTATCCGTGACAAGAAGCATATCGGTTTTGGAATTGGCTGTATCGTCTTCTCTCTCATCTTTACAGGTATTTTTATCAGTGTCATTGAGTTCATTACTTCGTAAAGCAATAAACCGTGATGTGCAAAATATCCGCTTGCTCCTATCTGGAGAGGCGGTTTTTTTGTTTATGCTGTCTGTTTAAGCTGTTACAATATAGTACATATATTTAGACGTGGGCTTTTTACATAAACCTGGTACTGATTTCATTCGAGTATATATGCATCTAACAAGCGATAGGATGGTAATAATGCAATATTCAATCAGGAATCACCTGGGAGTCTCACAAAAAGGAGTGGCTTGCTGACATGAATCATCGAACTGGCATCATTGATATTGGATCGAACTCGATCCGACTCGTAATATACGAAGTACTTCATTCAGGAGAGCATAGAGTTCTCCATGAGAAAAAGTATGCAGCTAGGCTCAGTCAAAAAGTGAGTCCTGACGGCACCATCACCAAAGAAAATATAGATACGATCATTCCCGTTCTGCTGAGCTATCAGGATATCTGTTCAGCATACCGTGTCTTACATATCCGGGCAGCGGCGACCGCAGCCATTCGAAACGCTGCAAACAGCGAGGAGATTACAGGCTGGATCAGAGCGGCGACCGGACTTACCGTTGAGCTTATTTCCGGAGAGGACGAAGGACGACTTGGGTTTCTCGGTGTGCGAGAATCCATCCCCCTCCAGGACGGATATATCATTGATATCGGAGGAGGAAGTACAGAGATCACACTGTTCCTTAACCGCGAGTATCGAGCAAGCTTATCGATCCCATATGGTGCGGTTAATTCTCATGCACGTTACGGCACAGCCGATTACTGGCGTTCAGAAACCGTGCAAGGATTCAAACAGTCGATCCTTACGGCCTTGAAGGAGGAGGAGTGGCTGCTGACACATCCAAATCTTCCACTCGTCGGTCTTGGCGGCACCGTTCGTGCCTTGGCAAAAATGGTTCAGAAGAGACAAGCCTATTCCCTTCCGCTTATGCACGGGTACATGATGAGCAAAGCTGATATTCAGTCCTTCTATGACACGCTTCCATATATTCCATATGACCAGCGCAAGAAGACCCCTGGCTTATCCAAGGATCGAACCGATCTGATCATTCCTGGTATTATTCTGCTGCAGACGATCTTCGAGCTATTACGGTCTACCCATTATGTGGTGAGCGGAGCAGGACTTCGTGACGGGTTGTTCTATGAGCCCCTTCATCGGCAATTTCCTCAGTTTATGGATCAGGATGTCTTGTACAAGAGTGTCCACAATGCTCTTGCCTATGATTCACTTGCACCGCAGGAGGAGCTTGATCAAGTCTACAGCCTAATGAAGCGACTTCACACTACACTTATAGGCCAAGGACAGACACAGGATGAGCGCATCATTTATGCTGTGTCTATGCTTCACAGATTAGGAGAGCGGGTACATCACCACCGGGCAAGCTCCCATTCCATGTATTGGCTCATGAACAAAGGCATGTGGGGACTCAGTCATCGAGAAACGGTCATCTCTGCTATCGTCTGTGATTACCATAAGAACCGTACGCCCAAGCAAATCCAAGATCATTTGGATATTTTGACATCTGCAGATGTGGAGAAAATACACCAAATCGGCTCCCTGCTTAAGCTCGCCCGAGCTTTATACAGTGGAGGAAAAGCGATCCAAAGGGTGGAAATGCAAAAAACAGACGACGCCCTGCACCTGCAGTTAAGCTGCAGCAGGGAGCCGTCTGTGGAACTGGTGGAACTAACGGAGGCTAAGAAAGATGTTGAGAAGGCCTGGAAGCTTAGCTTGAAATGGTCGCTTTCTCTTTCTTCCACGTTTTGATCTTAAGTGCTTCGAATTGACTTCTCAGGCTCGGCTCATCATTCGTAACAGGAACATAATTCCCGTTCGATAGAAGGAGCCGGGCCTTCACATTGTCTTGTAACGATAATTCCAATATATTGACAATCGTTTGCTTAAGCTGTGGATCATGCACTGGACACATCAGCTCAATCCGGCGATTT
This sequence is a window from Paenibacillus urinalis. Protein-coding genes within it:
- a CDS encoding NAD(P)/FAD-dependent oxidoreductase, encoding MSSIPKIVILGAGYGGILTAQRLQKELNYNEADVTLVNRHDYHYITTHLHMPAAGTDSIEHARVPISKLIDEFKIDLVKSAVKDIRPHEKKVILEDGTLSYDVLVVGLGGEPETFGIPGMREHALTIRSINSVRLIREHIEYQFACYKNDSKASRMNFVVGGAGFSGVEFVSELADRLPRLCKEFDVDPGVVHLYNVEAAPTALPGFDKELVDYAMKVLKDKGVSLRIGVPIKECLPEGVIIGDGEHIEASTVVWTGGIRGNRLVEQAGFEVTRGRVAVDEYLRAPGFDNIFIIGDSSLILSAEGRPYPPTAQMAMQQGVNCAKNISLLIRGKSLEKFRFNHKGTVASLGKGEAIAVVNGKKWKGWKAAQLKKAVDIRYLYKIGGIPLVIQKGRFF
- a CDS encoding NAD(P)/FAD-dependent oxidoreductase — its product is MTTPDSTQDITDLLIIGGGPAGMFAAFYGGMRQASVKIVESMPQLGGQLAALYPEKYIYDVAGFPKITAGDLVGNLLEQMKRFDTDIRLEEKVLSVEKKEERHFVVTTDKDVHHAKAVIITAGVGAFEPRRLDLEGAGKFEQTNLHYFVSDLQRFAGKKVLISGGGDSAVDWALMLEPIAEQVTLIHRRDKFRAHEHSVENLMASKVNVVTPVEITELHGEDRITKVTLSHVKIKETQEIEVDDVIVNFGFISSLGPIAEWGIEINSNSIVVDTRMETSIPGIFAAGDITTYEGKLKLIAVGFGEAPTAVNNAKVYVDPSAKLSPGHSSNMKM
- a CDS encoding sporulation histidine kinase inhibitor Sda, producing MAMLSDETLLDSYHMAIELQLDVDFIALLLEEIHKRRLHTDVSSVLH
- a CDS encoding YheC/YheD family protein encodes the protein MSLTIGSKWLKTQVLLSNASVANHIPETCLFTKQHLKNMLQKYGMVFVKPVHGGGGAGVIRVKQEQTGYSYTKLSRRLTFSNFDLMYASLLRAKKRRSYLIQRGIELAQIGGRPIDYRVKFVKQEAGWKITAMLGRLARPGLVITNVCKGGTLIKGRLALQQSLPHISARSKQQEMRNLTRVCTAILEERFPGLGQLGFDYGLDHSGKIWILEVNTRPQ
- a CDS encoding Ppx/GppA phosphatase family protein, which codes for MNHRTGIIDIGSNSIRLVIYEVLHSGEHRVLHEKKYAARLSQKVSPDGTITKENIDTIIPVLLSYQDICSAYRVLHIRAAATAAIRNAANSEEITGWIRAATGLTVELISGEDEGRLGFLGVRESIPLQDGYIIDIGGGSTEITLFLNREYRASLSIPYGAVNSHARYGTADYWRSETVQGFKQSILTALKEEEWLLTHPNLPLVGLGGTVRALAKMVQKRQAYSLPLMHGYMMSKADIQSFYDTLPYIPYDQRKKTPGLSKDRTDLIIPGIILLQTIFELLRSTHYVVSGAGLRDGLFYEPLHRQFPQFMDQDVLYKSVHNALAYDSLAPQEELDQVYSLMKRLHTTLIGQGQTQDERIIYAVSMLHRLGERVHHHRASSHSMYWLMNKGMWGLSHRETVISAIVCDYHKNRTPKQIQDHLDILTSADVEKIHQIGSLLKLARALYSGGKAIQRVEMQKTDDALHLQLSCSREPSVELVELTEAKKDVEKAWKLSLKWSLSLSSTF